TATATTCCATAAATAAATTACCTCCAAACAGCTGCAAGAATATGTGCAATGTAGCCAAGAAATGCAAAAGCAAAATGATTAATCAAAATACAGTAAATCATCACCCCCTCGTGCAACCTAAAAGGATAAATAAAATGAATTACCTATTATATGACAAATTAGATAAATTTTGCATAATATTGTAGACTTAGCCAAAGGAAGGTCCCCGTAAACCTCTTTCCAATTATTTACGATAGATAATAAATTGACACATAATTTTTTTCCATGCATCCATTCCAGAGATCAAAATAATGAGAAAAGAAGAAGACGACGAAGAAGAAGAAACTACAATTAAGTCTCACCATCCTCACAATCATAATCTCAGTTCTATTTCTAAGACAAATCAAATTAATTTTACATAATATTGTACACTTATCCAAAGGAAGGTCCACGTAAAATTCTTTCCAATAATTTACCATAGATAATAAATTGACACATAATTTTTTTCCATGCATCCATTCCAGAGATCAAAATAATGAGAAAAGAAGaacgatgaagaagaagaaaccaCAATTAAGTCTCACCATCCTCACAATCATAATCTCAGTTCTAATGTTCTTCCACCATGATTGTGTGTGATGATGCATGAGCGAAATGGGGAATAGAAAAGTTATGCAGACGTGGGGTTGGTTTAGGTTAGTGaatccttttttattttatccttGAGTAGGATAATGCGGAGAAGTTGTAACTATATCCAAAACTGTAAGTATTAAATTCAAGTTTTAAATCTTTATatttcaattaattttttttatatcatttcaatcagtgttttaaaaggcgggggcgtaaggcggggcgttttacataagcctcgaggcacggggcataagccccatgggtatttaatttttagtatttcttaaaataatataattacaataaatatttttaaataggtaaaatcacattaaaaaataaaagaaaactgtaaataaatgaaatatatatatatatatatatatatatatatatatatatctctgtgtgcgcgcgcgcgcgcgatcctcacaaaaaaatgatcaaagcaatccattatgcaccgcttataacttgtaattatatataacataattttacaagtataaacaatacaatgaaataaaagctattatgaaatgcaaatcaattctaacattttaactttcaaacacggaaaaaactatagtttcttaaaacactattactatcatactattcattttatctccctataagcaaataatcaataaaatttatcaatattacaattaaaacataacttcttcatgaacaaaaaataaaattatatgataattctgatatataggacttatgaccaatgacaagtgaaaatgtacaattccgctatgtgtttttttttttttaaaaaacaattaagtgatattcaccctcacgacgttctcaaatagtaaatatccaatactacgacttgttatatgagttacacccaatcttctatttctatagatgaaaaactattaagtatcattattttgttaaacaattatgagggtgaatgattttaattagggatttaaaatataatttgtgtaagaactgttaggcgagccctgggcgttgggcgttaggcgtgtttagggcgtacggttgggcgcttagggcataagcctcataggaactaagccccgcacattagccccagggcgttttgccactgccctgccccgaggcgagccccggggcgagtcctgacactgccttttaaaacaatgatttCAATATAAAAGTTTTATTTGTCAACTCAAGTTCACATGCAAGAAGCTGATATTATTTAAAATTAAAGTTTTGACTTTTGTCGTATAATATTACTACTAAAAAAAAGGACGTTTTCGACCAAAAAATTTTGATCACATTTTTGGTCGAAAAAAAAATCGACCACGCGCGGTcgaaaaatcaagaatttaatttttattttattttcagtagGATTTCGACCACACGGGGTcgattttttaaaatgaaaatataatttcgaccacgtgtggtcgaaattaaATTTTGTATAAATCATAAATGGGAAacgtttaaattaaaaataaaaaaataaaaaagaacaatTTTCGACCACAGATGGTCGAAAATTGGACCACATTTGTATATACACATCCGCTGGCTGGTCTTTACTTTTCATATTGaagatttttttctttctctctctttcctctctccctctcctctctctacccacacacaccacctctctccctctcctctctctacccacacacaccacctctctccctctcctctctctACCCACACCACCAGCCCACCCCCCCACCAGCCCAGACCCTCAACCCACCGCCTTCCGACCACCGCCAGTCCACCGTCGGCGGCGCAGCCCTTGCATTTTCAGGtacgttttttttttcaatgtcATGAACACTTACCAATGCATAATAATCTGATGTTATTAGCTACATTACCTTCTATATTTAGTAGATTTGATAACTTTATTTAGTGTTCAATATTTGTTTTAGGgtttattttatgtttttttttggattttgaattgaaattgaatgttaTTTTTTGGGCTGTTTTAGTCCTTTTTTTGGGACTTTTAATTCTTTATTTAGACACTTCATGTTGATAGGGAAAAGGAATAAGGGACAATGTACTGTTGAATTGATTTGCCACTCCATACTGTTGAAATGGTGATAAGAATGAGTAAATGGATCAATACATTATATCATTTGGGCTTAAGACACTTGGGTTTTGACTTGATGGCTTAAGCAATAGATTTGATTGGATTTACGGGTTTGAAATCTGTGGATCCAAAGCACATTTGTTGCTTATCAAATATTAAACTAGCTTAAATTGTCAATTCTCATTCTTTACATCCAGGGATTACTAAGTCCACTTTTTACTTTCTATTGATTTAAGACTTACGAATTCTTCAATTCGAATATTTTATGCAAGCATATAACCAGATTTTGCTTTAATGTTATAGTTCTAGAAATTTATTATCTCAAATCCAAGCAATGACTGATCAAAATTAGAATTTGAATGCTATCAAAGTGAACAATTTCAAGAATCAGATCAACTTCTTCTCCTTACCAAGGATGAAATATCTGTGCATTTTACGTGGTATTTATTTGTGATTGGTAATACCTTTTTATAACGGGTTACTAGAGCAATCTATTCAATATGTAGATATAACAATAACCTATTTATGGATATCTTTTTGCAAACAAAATGGCGTTTATCGCTTAACTAGGCAGCTTTCAAACAAGACAAAACTCATACACATGGACAAAGTTCAGTTGAAACAGGAAAACCAATCACACCTACAGATCTACACTCAGTAACTCAGGATGTGAGAATGGGGATGGCTAGGTGCTCAGATTTTTCCATCCACCATTTGAATGATGTACGATACGATTTTCCCGAAAGAGTCTAATATTTCTATTTGAGCACATACATTACATATAACTGGAAaagaatcctttttttttttgcaaggtACTAGATAAGAATCATTTCTGAAACCTTATGCTGATATGTGTAAACACAATTTGTTAAGAAAAGTGATTGTCAGAAGCTTCTATAGCTTGGCCTTAGCTCTTAAAGTTTGGAACCAATGAAAATGTATTTATTCTCTTGCAGTATTGTAAGCACTTCTCTCACGTCTCTCTTAATTCGTAACTTCTAATTCTGCATGTCTATTTAAAAACGTCAAGTTGCTCCCATTGACCAGAATCTTGTAATTCACAAATGGGCAGATCCATTACCTCCAAGCTCTCCACATAGTTCTGTCCTTTCTAAGAGGAGTCTTTATCCAATAACTGCACCACAGGGACTTTATAAAAAGTCCTCTTTATGTTTGTGCAAGTTACATTTGCCTTCATGGAACCCATTTGGGTTATTTTGCAACCCAGCTGGAGTTGATTAAATCCGAGAATTTGTTCGTCTTGATAGATCACAATAGTGCTGTCTACACTACTTGCTCTACCTCAATGTACCTCTAATAGTGTGCTTTATCATCTAGTTTGTGGATAACAATGTAGGAATTCAGTGGTCACAACTTGTTAAGGTATAGCTATTTGTCATGAAAATAAAACCTTAAGTTACTGGCAGTGCAATCAGTAACATATTTGCTTACACATTTCGTGTTCAACTTCATGCATAACTTTAAGAACTTTGACTTTGTAAGCACAAATATGTGATGTATCTTAAGTTTCAGAAATGATGGTACTTTGTATTGCTTGGGATCAGGAAGTTTTACTTGCGAATGCATTAAAAACCCATGCATTACATGACTTTCCTTTTCTTGTGTTCCGAGAGTCCTGTTAAGTTTTCTCTGTAAACTCACTTCTTTTCAAGGTTGTCCTAAACTTACTATGTTTTTAATTTGAAGCTTTCATTTTCTTATTTATCATGTTGCAGTGTCAGAAGTTCATGGGAGGACGTTCGGAGTGTGGACTTTTCTAACCTGCACTCTTTGCTATCTTTGTGCATTTAACCTAAATGACAGGCCTTTGTATTTGGCAACCTTGTTATCGTTCGTCTATGCATTCGGTCATTTCTTGACAGAGTTCTTGATCTATCAGACAATGGAAATAAAAAATCTGGTCACCATTGGTATATTTGCAGGTAATGTTTTTATTAGCGCCACTAGATTTACACAACTAGTGTTTTCAAAATGCAAGAATTGCTTTCAAATGATATAACCTGTGATTCGTACTTTATTCACCTAGGACCATGTGATTTAGAGTTTCTGCTTAGCATCTATTAGTATGGACCTGGGTTCATTTAGTTGTGCCATGTCACTGAATCCCAACTTAAAGATGTTAGTTATACTTTAAGAAAAAAGAGATGATAGTTTCAGAAAAAaagtttcaaaaaagaaaaaggagatgATCAAGCAAATCTTTAAGATGGTTGTAATGAAGGGTTAAATTAGTTATCAACTTCTGAGCATCTTCACCTATGTTTGTGCTTTAACTGTAAAAGGAAGTTTGAGGATCTGGAAGTAACTATGGTTTGGACTTTGGTTCCTGCTTGTATTTTATGGTGTATTTGGTTGGAAAGAAATCAACTATGTTTTCAAGGCACCACATGGTTGGAAAGAAATGAAAGATGTTTTTATGACACTACAACTGCCAATCACACTCTCAAAACCAGATGCTTAGTTAATATTTTTAGTTGGGCCAACCTAACCCCTGTAATCAGTTGTAACACCctgtatcttggaactaagtttggactcatatcattagagttttagtggaaaaaactgaaggtttgaacgttttgcgaaaatggttgataggcctacttcgggcagccataaatccttgattagttgggaatttgggaaagtacccttaatgaaagttgtagtatgtagaaatatctttctaacgatataaggaccaagccaatcagagatcggagcaaggagatatgatcgtctcaatatggctaatagtaaggcacttaaaattctatagaatcggctaagttttcgatatgtctgCCTTCTAGTCCCATTTCGTGCAAATACATTGGGAagttgaggaaacttaaaacatgaaagttttagccctttgaaatatctttccaacggtatattgtggagcccaaacagagctgtgtacaagaagttatgcctattttaccgaacactgtgcagaaccgacactcgtcgcttctcggggcgcgtgagggcgcgtgAGAGAGTGCGCGATGGCCCCGCTTCGCGGACCGATCGCATAACTCTGTGTTTTTAGCTGCAGAATGTCGCGCGATGCacccgcatcgcggacccatcgcgaaacaggtcgatttcgggttaaaagttgggatttcgcgttttaagttatatttaaccttggggtttatttccctaacacccctagtcacgaaaaattaccctaaagtcaggaagaacaagtcccaagcctcaagaaccttccaaggtaagtttatcatgattctaggttgaattcaagttcctaatccctttctaacttgagtaaacctgtccaactcaattctaacatatactctaataatctaagcaagaaatcattgttcctaatctagggttatcaagaaaaccatctcaaggttcaagaatcaagatttaggaaatcttctccaaaattcaagtctttaattcaagattttggagcaattaaggtatgtagaacttccatccacatgtgggaatctctacgttcttccccatgctccgtttcttgatatcaatgaagttcaaatcctagggcattaaacccaacatattggtagcccgtatttatgtatttatgtacatggattttgtatctatattcgttgttgtattcctaatcttccattacggttattaggaaccctagcttaatccatgaatcatgaattcatcctcatgtgttctcattatgtttatatgaaactttatgattttatctcgcaagttacaagcatgttttcaagtcaattatatatatatgattacgaactattcttattactcatgaatcaagaacatgtatGCAAGactttacaagttatttcatgaaaccatgtttacaagttactccatgaaaccatgtttacaagttatttcgtgaaatcatgattacaagttatttataagttatttcatgaaaatcatgggcttcttagccaactatatcatgttcatgtttttgggaattgcttagttaaccgagaaggctcagatagcctgaaactacgttgccaccgtaggataagggttgtcagcaaggaggcaacaccttcattatgcagtttggatccttacatgcttattattacttaaatctcatacccctggcaaggtgtgagtgttctgctggtaggacgcaagtaccagaatcatgttgtcggttatactatagcgttccccacgttacaagcagttttacatacatgtatttccattgatttactgttttcagactttactcacgtttcatgctcatgttcaaattacattcagtttcagttcatgtcttatatctatgttgtgccatgttcttcgttccagcaggttttacatactagtactattcaccatgtactaacgtcccttttgctcggggcctgcacttcacggtgtagatacgggttttcaggagcatacacctgcgcaataggatcacttcagttatcagcttattggtgagccccacccctctcggggttcaacatggagtctgcattagtattcagtttatggtagtccagggctatGTCCTGggagttagtattcagacatgttttagaggtttcatagatagatgttagttcacagagtcagttatgctttcatgtttgcaaactattatgttttcatgatacttcatgctatgagataatttcaagacttattccgcaaattacatttttcatgattcatttaaattgcatcatgtagattatattgttttgatgcccatgttgacaagcaagccatgaggttcgctcggacacatgcaagcaagacccgagtgccgtgttacgcccaggccatggttcgaggcgtgacatCAGTCTCGACTCTATCATGGATTTTATCCTTAGTttccgtttaaaaaagaatgtctctttcttTTGagaactctttaattccaactttccacgTGACATATCCAACTCTTTAGTACATTCTATAAGATTCGTGATACCTGTTGCATTCTTTGCTAATTGAAATAGTTTATCTTTATGTAAATATTTGTTTAAGCTTTTCTCATACATTTTGATTTATTTATGTAGGACCTGCTGCAGCAACCTGTTATGCTTTTTATCAACCAAGAAGCAAAACGAAGTGGGATAAATCCCCAAAGTATTGATGAACCTAGTCCCTTGGATTCTTTTGAAGGGAGCGGGGCTCTTCTAAATATTGTCCTAGATCAGAAGCAGTCAAATGTGGACAGGTGGTATTGTCTCCTTGTTGATGTCTtttagttagtttccttgaagTCTTATTAACTTCCTGCGTTTCAACCACAACCCTTCATGGTTTTCTGATTGGTGGAAGAAAGTAGAGAATGCTGTACAAGGTTTGCACCTCGACGTATCGAGAGATACTGATTTGTCTAGGGTTGTAAAAGGTTAATTATCTTCTTTTCCTTTTGAGTGTGTTGGTTCAGGCAACATATCATTCCCTTTTTCATGTTGTTGAAGATATTGAAAGTTGCATAATTCAAAATCAATCAGGGGTTGCAAGTGTCATCAAGGATGGTCAGGGCTTCAAGTCTTCATGCCTGTTATATCTGGATGAGTGGAAGCAACTCAGGCAAACAATTGAGGAAGTATGTGTTACTGCTAGAGACTATGTTGATGTTTGGGCGGATGCAAGCAAGAAAATGGGGAAGAGAAGAGTATTCTCAGAGTTTTTGAAGCTCTTGGACACCGAACATTGACCTTTTTGATTAATGTGCTTTTGGATTCTAATTCTGCTATGTTTAAATGGATATGTATATTATGTTTAAGGGTTTGAACGTAGTTTTAATTTGAACTACAAGttcttttaattttaagatgtttaagtgtttgaacgtagtttatgatgtttaagtgtttaaatggacaatgtttaagtgttcaagtgtttgaacattgtttatggttgttgtgttgcattgttgatgaattggatgactgttttggttgatgaatttggttatttgaaAATTGGCAGGAGGGATGTCAAAAACAGGCAAATGCTAGAAAAAATATTCCAGATTTTCGACTACTCAGCCCAGatatttcacaatttcgaccacatgtggtcgaaattatACCCAGAAAAATACaatttcgaccacgtgtggtcgaaatttagcaatatggttgccaaatttcgaccacatgtgatCGAAAATCTGGGCCCAatttacaatttcgaccacatgtggttgaaattgtgaaaataatttttttatatttaaatataaatagtgttttcgaccacacgtagtcgaaaaagttaaatatataatttaatataaaaataatttttcgaccacatgtggtcgaaaataatTTTCCTTTAATTTCGGTAGAATGTGATTGCGACCATGTGTGGTCGAAAAAAAATTTCGACCTACCTATTAGCGACCTACGCGTGTGGTCGAAATAAAGGCCTTTTCGACCTCGTGTAGTTGAAATTTTTGGTCGAAAATCCcggtttttttagtagtgtatgtTACAAAATCTAGGATCTGAGTTGATTTGGCTTAAAGTAGCGTGAAATATAATATTGAAAAAAATATTATAGATCAACTTTTGAATAAGTAATATATCGATTTGTTTAAAAAGATACTTAAATTTTACTCACATAGAGAAAGTATTGAATTTCAAATCAAACTGCACATTAGGATTAGATTACCGAAAATTAATTTTCAAGTTTAAAAATTTAATGTAAAATTTCCAAAATTTATGATAACAGTTATTTTTCTTGTCCTAATTATTATGTCACTTTCAATAGAAAATAAGGGATACATCTCTTAAATCAAGCCTTAAGTTCCTCAAAAGTAGGGTGAAAATCGTTTCCTACTTTTTTGAATGAcagtatttattttttctttttctattttaaaATAATTTGACACTTGACATTCTAAGGTGATTACACTTAACATCCTCTCATTCTTTTGCCCCTCCTACTCTATATAGATAGATAAGGAAAGATTTAATTAGAAAATTATTTGCCAAAAATAACGCCAGATTTTTATTTTGAAAGGAAATATATATTATTAGTGTTTATGTATATTAagtaaaataataaatgaaaattttgtctattgtagagtccttttaatgaagggcaaaaagttcaatcaatattTCTAATGCCTTCGTACTTTTATTCTAGTTTAGTGTTCATGCGTTCGCACATGTATATCGCGTAAATACGTAAAAAATTGTATTGTATTGTAATCAACTATCAAGTTCATATTAATGGATAACATGTTCTGCTTAAGGATCGAAGAAATCAACTAAGATAAAAAATAATACGTTCAAAGGaaagatcatttttttttctcaatttcaAACTTGTTGGGTTAGACTATGCAGATCCTATATATTCATTCAACGGTTAGAGAATTCAGTATTATTAAGTTTATTATTATTTGACTTTTATACTGGTTAACAATAAACCTTGCTCTCAGATTTGCTATGGTACACATGTGAGGCTCACTTGGAAAAAGACAAAAACATTTAACTTTTTTTACGGGTctctaaattgcaaaccaaacacGTATTAATTTTATACATAAATAACTTATCTCCTAACCAACTACCAAACATGATATTACTTATCAAAATTTACTACATGCATAACTCATCTCCAAACCAGCTAGAACCCTGAAAGGAATTTGAATGTTGTTACAAATATAACTAAACCAAAAACTTATATGGGCCGCTCATGCACTTACAACTCGGGGAAATTCCTACCATCATCATTTCATCGCCACAAATGGCAAAGTATTAAAAACTCATGACCTTGTTTTTGCAACGAGGCCAAAACTTGTCGTGGCCGACATCGTCCACTACGGTAGTACGGACATAGCGTTTTCGCCTTATGGTGAATACTAGAGACAAATTCGTAAAATTTGCATACTCGAACTCCTGAGTGCTaagatggctaaattttttagctTGATTCGTCAAGATGAGCTATCAAAGATGGTTTCTTCTATACGAACGATGCCAGATATTCCAGTCAACATTACGGACAAAAAATTTTGGTTTACGAGATCGGTAACTTGTAGATTAGCTTTGGGAAAAATATGTCGCGACCAAGATAAATTGATAATTTTCATGAGGGAAATAATATCGTTGGCAGGTGGATTTAGTGTTGCTGATTTTTTCCCTACGTGGAAAATGCTACATGACGTTGGTGGTTCGAAATCGAGACTTGTGAAGGCACATCGTAAGATtgatgaaattttgaaaaaagtaGTGAATGAGCACAAACAAAATCGGGCAGATGGCCAAAAGGGTAATGGTGAATTTTGTGGGGAGGATTTGATTGATGTTTTGCTAAGAGTTAGAGAAAGTGGAGAAGTTCAAATTCCTATAACGGATGACAATATCAAATCAATATTAGTCGTAAGTTTTCTAGATCAACCTTGATATGGTAACTTGACAGATACATTAACAATTTGCTATAAACGATCAATTGCATTTATAGTTTGAATTCGTTATAGCTTAAACTCGTAGTTATTCTATGGGATAACAGCCCTGAAAATTAATGGCTGacaaatgtatatgttttgtatattaagtatatatatacatattatatacacaaatatactaatatacataatcaatgtatacattttgtatattttggctagcgcccGTTCCGATAGGACAATGAAAAAAGCCCTTATTTTATGGGATAATAACCTTTTTGGACTGCCAGAAAACTAATAGCCGGCAAATGTATATGTTTTGCATATTAATTACCTGTTTTGTGCTTATTTCTTCATCATGTAGGACATGTTCTCTGCTGGATCTGAAACATCCTCAACAACTATAATCTGGGCATTATCTGAAATGATGAAGAAACCAAGTGTCTTAGCAAAGGCACAAGCTGAAGTGAGACAAGCCTTGAAGGAGAAGAAAGGTTTTCAACAAATTGATCTTGATGAGTTAAAGTACTTGAAGTTAGTAATCAAAGAAACTTTAAGGATGCACCCTCCAATTCCTCTGTTAGTCCCTAGAGAATGTACGGAGGATACAAACATTGAGGGGTACAATATATCTTCCAAAACTCGAGTCATAGTTAATGCATGGGCAATTGGACGAGATCCTCAAAGTTGGGATGACCCTGAAAGCTTTTCGCCAGAGAGGTTCGAGAATAGTTCTATTGACTTTCTTGGAAATCATCATCAATTTATTCCGTTCGGTGCAGGAAGACGGATTTGTCCGGGAATGTTATTTGGTTTAGCCAATGTTGGACAACCTTTAGCTCAATTGCTTTATCACTTCGATTGGAAACTCCCTAATGGACAAAGTCATGAAAATTTGGACATGATAGAGTCACCTGGAATTTCTGCAACAAGAAAGGATGATCTTGTTTTGATTGCCACTCCTTATAATCCTTGAATTTATTGAGATGTTGTAGAAA
Above is a genomic segment from Lycium barbarum isolate Lr01 chromosome 12, ASM1917538v2, whole genome shotgun sequence containing:
- the LOC132625091 gene encoding premnaspirodiene oxygenase-like: MAKFFSLIRQDELSKMVSSIRTMPDIPVNITDKKFWFTRSVTCRLALGKICRDQDKLIIFMREIISLAGGFSVADFFPTWKMLHDVGGSKSRLVKAHRKIDEILKKVVNEHKQNRADGQKGNGEFCGEDLIDVLLRVRESGEVQIPITDDNIKSILVDMFSAGSETSSTTIIWALSEMMKKPSVLAKAQAEVRQALKEKKGFQQIDLDELKYLKLVIKETLRMHPPIPLLVPRECTEDTNIEGYNISSKTRVIVNAWAIGRDPQSWDDPESFSPERFENSSIDFLGNHHQFIPFGAGRRICPGMLFGLANVGQPLAQLLYHFDWKLPNGQSHENLDMIESPGISATRKDDLVLIATPYNP